The following coding sequences lie in one Nerophis lumbriciformis linkage group LG02, RoL_Nlum_v2.1, whole genome shotgun sequence genomic window:
- the ccnj gene encoding cyclin-J isoform X1, whose product MCSLKISNSPLLNGARGPMVERTTGCRYLPGAEIQSEYELKLPSFKSQSPQLNLRRYFADLIAIVSNHFRLCPAARHLAVYLLDLFMDHYDVTVQQLHMVSLSCLLLASKFEEREDRIPKLETLNSLGCMSSMNLVLTKQALLHMELFLLESFQWNLYLPTAAHFIDYYLSIAVHEGDLHDGWPMTCLEKTKLYMAKYADYFLEVSLQDHAFLSFVPSLVAAACVATSRLTLHLSPTWPARMQRLTGYTWENLVTCAEKLLTAHDSDVKEANKQKCQQPGQSMYHTSSQAATVAQYLHLPSMQYAQQATQPALAPNHRPATYLGHTTTLHAPNGLPLASTQGITPSLEPKSNMPNRAYQVSMHYACAPCFDR is encoded by the exons ATGTGCTCACTCA AAATTTCCAACTCCCCTCTTTTAAATGGAGCTAGAGGACCAATGGTGGAAAGGACAACTGGCTGCAGATATTTACCAGGCGCTGAGATTCAAAGTGAGTAC GAACTCAAGCTGCCTTCTTTCAAAAGCCAGTCACCTCAGCTCAACTTGAGGCGATACTTTGCTGACCTCATTGCCATTGTCAGCAACCACTTCCGGCTGTGTCCGGCAGCCAGACACCTGGCCGTCTATCTGCTGGACCTCTTCATGGACCACTATGACGTCACAGTGCAGCAGCTCCACATGGTCTCCCTCTCATGTCTGCTTTTGGCCA GTAAATTTGAGGAAAGGGAGGACAGGATTCCCAAGCTGGAGACGCTGAATAGCTTGGGCTGCATGAGCTCCATGAACCTGGTGTTGACTAAGCAAGCTTTGCTACATATGGAGCTCTTCCTATTGGAATCCTTCCAGTGGAACTTGTACCTCCCTACAGCGGCCCATTTCATCGATTACTACCTCTCTATTGCAGTCCACGAGGGAGATCTCCATGATGGCTGGCCTATGACCTGTTTGGAGAAAACTAAACTCTACATGGCAAAGTATGCGGATTACTTTCTGGAGGTTTCCTTACAAG ATCATGCGTTTTTGTCTTTTGTTCCCTCTCTGGTGGCTGCTGCATGTGTTGCTACCTCACGCCTTACTCTGCACTTGTCCCCTACATggcccgcccgaatgcagcgccTCACAGGCTACACATGGGAGAACTTAGTCACATGTGCTGAGAAACTTCTCAC AGCACATGACAGTGATGTCAAAGAGGCCAACAAACAGAAGTGCCAACAGCCGGGTCAATCAATGTACCACACTTCAAGCCAGGCAGCTACTGTGGCCCAGTACCTTCACCTGCCCAGCATGCAGTACGCGCAGCAGGCTACACAGCCAGCTTTAGCACCAAACCACCGGCCTGCTACCTATCTGGGCCACACTACTACCCTGCATGCCCCAAATGGCCTCCCGCTGGCTAGTACTCAGGGTATCACACCCTCCCTGGAGCCAAAGTCTAACATGCCTAACAGGGCTTACCAAGTCAGCATGCATTATGCATGTGCTCCATGTTTTGACAGATGA
- the ccnj gene encoding cyclin-J isoform X2 translates to MELEDQWWKGQLAADIYQALRFKELKLPSFKSQSPQLNLRRYFADLIAIVSNHFRLCPAARHLAVYLLDLFMDHYDVTVQQLHMVSLSCLLLASKFEEREDRIPKLETLNSLGCMSSMNLVLTKQALLHMELFLLESFQWNLYLPTAAHFIDYYLSIAVHEGDLHDGWPMTCLEKTKLYMAKYADYFLEVSLQDHAFLSFVPSLVAAACVATSRLTLHLSPTWPARMQRLTGYTWENLVTCAEKLLTAHDSDVKEANKQKCQQPGQSMYHTSSQAATVAQYLHLPSMQYAQQATQPALAPNHRPATYLGHTTTLHAPNGLPLASTQGITPSLEPKSNMPNRAYQVSMHYACAPCFDR, encoded by the exons ATGGAGCTAGAGGACCAATGGTGGAAAGGACAACTGGCTGCAGATATTTACCAGGCGCTGAGATTCAAA GAACTCAAGCTGCCTTCTTTCAAAAGCCAGTCACCTCAGCTCAACTTGAGGCGATACTTTGCTGACCTCATTGCCATTGTCAGCAACCACTTCCGGCTGTGTCCGGCAGCCAGACACCTGGCCGTCTATCTGCTGGACCTCTTCATGGACCACTATGACGTCACAGTGCAGCAGCTCCACATGGTCTCCCTCTCATGTCTGCTTTTGGCCA GTAAATTTGAGGAAAGGGAGGACAGGATTCCCAAGCTGGAGACGCTGAATAGCTTGGGCTGCATGAGCTCCATGAACCTGGTGTTGACTAAGCAAGCTTTGCTACATATGGAGCTCTTCCTATTGGAATCCTTCCAGTGGAACTTGTACCTCCCTACAGCGGCCCATTTCATCGATTACTACCTCTCTATTGCAGTCCACGAGGGAGATCTCCATGATGGCTGGCCTATGACCTGTTTGGAGAAAACTAAACTCTACATGGCAAAGTATGCGGATTACTTTCTGGAGGTTTCCTTACAAG ATCATGCGTTTTTGTCTTTTGTTCCCTCTCTGGTGGCTGCTGCATGTGTTGCTACCTCACGCCTTACTCTGCACTTGTCCCCTACATggcccgcccgaatgcagcgccTCACAGGCTACACATGGGAGAACTTAGTCACATGTGCTGAGAAACTTCTCAC AGCACATGACAGTGATGTCAAAGAGGCCAACAAACAGAAGTGCCAACAGCCGGGTCAATCAATGTACCACACTTCAAGCCAGGCAGCTACTGTGGCCCAGTACCTTCACCTGCCCAGCATGCAGTACGCGCAGCAGGCTACACAGCCAGCTTTAGCACCAAACCACCGGCCTGCTACCTATCTGGGCCACACTACTACCCTGCATGCCCCAAATGGCCTCCCGCTGGCTAGTACTCAGGGTATCACACCCTCCCTGGAGCCAAAGTCTAACATGCCTAACAGGGCTTACCAAGTCAGCATGCATTATGCATGTGCTCCATGTTTTGACAGATGA